In one window of Polynucleobacter sp. AM-7D1 DNA:
- the uvrC gene encoding excinuclease ABC subunit UvrC, which yields MSNSLFETLQQDVKRLPGLPGVYRFFDEAGHILYVGKARNLKKRVSSYFQRTQLSPRIELMVGKIARYETTVTRSETEALILENNLIKELAPPFNILFRDDKSYPYVMLTGHQFPRLASYRGKTDKRNHYFGPFPNSWAVRNSVQILQKVFRLRTCEDSVFKNRSRPCLLHQIHRCSAPCVGRLSVEQYGQDVAQATRFLEGDHGRVLSELEKKMHAYSDAMEFEMAAVLRDRIADLSSVLQQQSMDTVADGEGDVDVIAVAQMEGVVCVNLAMIRGGRHLGDRAYFPKGLRSTSGELPPPAEILEAFIAQHYLEEKSGDGEATTNLIPPVLILNHPLRKLLDDIAAPEESTEDVSEQTAPEGLHDLLNAQAGKRITFLHQPQGQRRHWLAMAEGNAKIAIAKRLVETGGQLARARALADVLALELESLEQLRIECFDISHTSGEATQASCVVYSKNAMQPSEYRRFNINDITPGDDYAAMRQVLQRRYANFQELPVEKMPQVILIDGGKGQVEMARQVLSEFGMDIGLIVGVAKGEGRKVGLETLIFADGRKSLELGIDSAALLLVAQIRDEAHRFAITGMRAKRAKARTVSQLEEIEGIGAKRRQKLLARFGGLRGVSNASIEELSSVEGISTALAEQIYRQLH from the coding sequence ATGAGCAATTCGCTTTTTGAAACCCTTCAGCAGGATGTTAAACGGCTACCCGGATTGCCGGGGGTGTATCGCTTTTTTGATGAAGCGGGACATATTCTGTATGTCGGAAAAGCGCGCAACCTCAAAAAGCGTGTATCTAGTTACTTCCAGCGCACTCAACTTTCACCACGCATAGAGCTGATGGTTGGGAAAATTGCACGCTACGAAACTACAGTAACACGCTCAGAAACCGAAGCCCTCATTCTAGAGAACAATCTGATTAAGGAGCTCGCTCCTCCATTCAATATTCTCTTCCGAGATGATAAGTCCTATCCCTATGTGATGTTGACTGGGCACCAGTTTCCACGTTTAGCCTCTTATCGCGGTAAAACGGATAAGCGGAATCACTATTTCGGACCATTCCCTAATTCATGGGCTGTGCGCAACAGCGTACAGATATTGCAGAAAGTATTTCGTCTAAGGACCTGCGAAGACTCTGTATTTAAAAACCGTAGTCGCCCTTGTTTACTGCATCAAATTCATCGCTGTAGCGCACCTTGTGTTGGACGTCTGAGTGTTGAGCAGTATGGGCAGGACGTAGCTCAGGCAACCCGTTTTTTAGAGGGCGATCATGGTCGCGTACTTTCTGAGTTAGAAAAGAAAATGCATGCGTATAGCGATGCCATGGAATTTGAAATGGCTGCTGTACTAAGGGATCGTATTGCAGATCTGTCCAGCGTCTTACAACAACAATCTATGGATACGGTTGCCGATGGCGAAGGTGATGTTGATGTGATTGCGGTCGCTCAAATGGAGGGCGTGGTCTGCGTCAATCTGGCAATGATTCGGGGTGGGCGCCATTTAGGTGATCGCGCCTACTTTCCCAAGGGCTTGCGTTCAACGTCTGGAGAGTTGCCACCACCAGCTGAAATTCTCGAGGCCTTTATTGCTCAGCATTATCTGGAGGAGAAGTCTGGTGATGGTGAAGCGACAACTAATTTAATTCCGCCTGTACTGATTCTGAATCACCCCTTGAGAAAGTTGCTTGATGATATTGCGGCTCCGGAAGAGAGTACTGAAGATGTTTCCGAGCAAACGGCTCCGGAAGGTTTGCATGATTTACTCAATGCACAAGCTGGTAAGCGTATTACTTTCCTACATCAGCCGCAGGGCCAGAGACGGCATTGGTTAGCCATGGCGGAAGGTAATGCCAAGATTGCGATAGCAAAGCGTTTGGTAGAGACGGGCGGTCAACTGGCAAGAGCACGAGCATTGGCTGATGTATTGGCATTGGAATTAGAAAGTCTTGAGCAACTGCGCATTGAGTGTTTTGATATTAGCCACACTTCTGGTGAGGCTACGCAAGCTTCTTGTGTCGTGTATTCCAAAAATGCAATGCAGCCTAGTGAATACCGCCGCTTTAATATCAATGACATTACTCCGGGTGATGACTATGCAGCGATGCGTCAAGTCTTGCAACGCCGTTATGCGAACTTCCAAGAGCTTCCTGTTGAGAAGATGCCGCAAGTCATTTTGATTGACGGTGGTAAGGGGCAGGTTGAGATGGCAAGGCAAGTTCTCTCTGAATTCGGCATGGATATTGGATTGATTGTTGGTGTCGCTAAAGGTGAGGGGCGTAAGGTGGGTCTTGAGACTCTGATCTTTGCAGATGGACGTAAGTCGCTCGAACTTGGTATTGATAGCGCAGCCTTATTGTTGGTAGCGCAAATCCGGGATGAGGCGCATCGCTTTGCGATTACGGGTATGCGTGCAAAACGGGCAAAAGCCAGAACGGTTTCTCAGCTGGAAGAGATTGAAGGAATTGGCGCAAAACGCCGTCAAAAATTACTGGCTCGATTCGGTGGACTACGCGGCGTTTCGAACGCTTCTATTGAAGAGCTTTCCAGCGTTGAGGGAATATCTACAGCATTGGCTGAGCAAATCTACAGGCAGCTCCATTGA
- the earP gene encoding elongation factor P maturation arginine rhamnosyltransferase EarP, producing MRWDIFCQIVDNYGDAGVCWRLARSLTSLHGQDVRIFCDDLPTLNLLASGVDPEIKRLIDVQPWEASHNNSRHPVDPPDVVIEAFGCDLPERYLAGLLIAPKKPIILNLEYLSAEPWIVEFHQKASPQAHGIPKYFFFPGFQENVGGILIDPIPKEPSLTKQLIPENLRASWKLLRPDTKRISVFCYPGVPLLKWLEDLATLDENFDIVLTHGQREQLQFSSAHPTQPLALPESIKLISIPFVSQDEYDWVLSQCDFNIVRGEDSFVRAQLAGKPFIWHIYPQEDRAHETKLAAFLDLYLEDASQELKHAVIAAMTWAMPSDWHQSIDEWDAHSKAWRADLLEKQADGGLAARLMGFVA from the coding sequence ATGCGTTGGGATATTTTCTGTCAAATCGTAGACAACTATGGTGATGCCGGTGTTTGCTGGCGCCTAGCAAGAAGCTTAACAAGCCTTCACGGCCAAGACGTGCGCATTTTCTGTGACGATCTACCAACCCTTAATTTACTCGCTTCTGGGGTTGATCCTGAAATCAAGCGCCTGATCGATGTTCAGCCTTGGGAAGCAAGTCATAACAACAGCCGCCATCCAGTAGATCCTCCTGATGTAGTGATCGAGGCATTTGGATGCGATCTACCAGAGCGCTATCTTGCGGGCCTATTGATTGCCCCAAAAAAACCCATCATCCTCAATCTAGAGTATTTAAGCGCAGAGCCCTGGATCGTGGAGTTTCACCAGAAGGCATCTCCACAGGCGCACGGCATTCCGAAATACTTCTTCTTCCCAGGCTTTCAGGAGAATGTAGGTGGCATTTTGATTGATCCAATACCCAAGGAGCCATCTCTCACAAAGCAATTAATCCCCGAGAATCTTAGGGCCAGTTGGAAGCTCTTGCGACCTGATACAAAACGCATCAGTGTTTTTTGCTACCCGGGTGTACCGTTACTGAAATGGCTAGAAGATCTAGCAACATTAGATGAGAACTTTGACATTGTGTTGACACATGGTCAACGTGAGCAATTGCAGTTCAGCTCCGCCCACCCTACTCAGCCACTTGCCCTACCCGAATCTATTAAGTTAATCTCCATACCGTTTGTTTCTCAAGATGAATATGACTGGGTACTCTCACAATGTGACTTCAATATTGTTCGGGGCGAAGATTCTTTTGTCCGAGCGCAGTTAGCTGGCAAGCCCTTTATTTGGCATATTTACCCCCAGGAAGATCGCGCTCACGAAACCAAATTGGCTGCATTTTTGGACCTCTATCTTGAAGATGCATCACAAGAACTCAAACACGCGGTCATTGCCGCGATGACTTGGGCAATGCCAAGTGATTGGCATCAATCGATTGATGAGTGGGATGCCCATTCCAAGGCTTGGCGAGCAGATTTACTGGAAAAACAAGCTGATGGTGGCTTAGCTGCCCGTCTAATGGGCTTTGTAGCCTGA
- the efp gene encoding elongation factor P has product MKTAQELRVGNVVMIGTDAMVVLKAEYSRSGRNSSVVKMKFKNLLTGAPNEGVYKADDKFDVVILDKKDCTYSYFADPMYVFMDGDYNQYEVEAEFMGDALNYLEESMPCEVVFYEGKALSVAMPNSLVREIIYTEPAVKGDTSSGKVLKTAKLATGYELQVPLFCNTGDKIEIDTRTGEYRSRAN; this is encoded by the coding sequence ATGAAAACAGCACAAGAACTCCGCGTTGGTAACGTAGTAATGATCGGCACTGATGCCATGGTCGTTTTAAAAGCAGAATACAGCCGCTCAGGCCGCAACTCTTCTGTTGTAAAAATGAAATTTAAGAACTTGTTAACCGGCGCACCTAACGAAGGTGTTTACAAAGCTGATGACAAATTCGATGTAGTGATCTTGGATAAGAAAGATTGCACCTACTCTTACTTCGCAGATCCAATGTATGTATTTATGGATGGTGACTACAACCAATATGAAGTTGAAGCGGAGTTCATGGGTGATGCATTGAACTACCTTGAAGAAAGCATGCCTTGTGAAGTGGTGTTCTACGAAGGTAAGGCACTCTCAGTAGCCATGCCAAACTCTTTGGTTCGTGAAATCATTTATACAGAGCCAGCAGTTAAAGGTGATACCAGCTCAGGCAAAGTATTGAAGACTGCAAAACTAGCTACTGGCTATGAATTGCAAGTTCCATTGTTCTGCAACACTGGTGACAAGATCGAGATTGATACTCGTACTGGCGAATATCGTAGCCGCGCTAACTAA